The following proteins are co-located in the Paenibacillus sp. FSL H8-0079 genome:
- a CDS encoding HNH endonuclease, whose product MSERCELCGREPVDTTIHHLTPKEMGGTFLPTANLCIPCHKQIHSLYTNRDIVTLGLTDLQSLRQDERMMPFIRWIRKQPASTIPRVRKSNHVRKS is encoded by the coding sequence ATGAGTGAACGATGTGAATTATGCGGAAGAGAACCTGTGGACACGACCATTCATCATCTGACACCCAAAGAAATGGGCGGAACTTTCCTGCCTACGGCCAATCTGTGCATCCCCTGTCACAAACAGATTCATTCGCTATACACCAATCGCGACATTGTAACTCTTGGTCTCACGGACCTGCAATCCTTGAGACAGGATGAACGAATGATGCCATTTATCCGCTGGATTCGCAAGCAGCCTGCTTCAACGATTCCCCGCGTACGCAAATCCAATCATGTTCGCAAATCGTAA
- a CDS encoding DUF4178 domain-containing protein: MSVWKRIKGILTKPEPPQAEKTMLQLAPGDICEVSLVTYEVVGRVQNRARNAVVLTLQDGTAFRYLHIEEREITRYALYIAIDGRLDAPDEVPTLLDLDGRAYHLEEEYDGMVSTAGRTPYGQAGEQLVWQYQSDDNMLLRVEWQDRRFTLYEGESIIPADIKVIRSS, translated from the coding sequence ATGAGTGTATGGAAACGAATTAAAGGAATACTAACGAAACCTGAACCGCCGCAGGCAGAGAAAACCATGCTACAGCTTGCACCTGGTGATATCTGTGAGGTTTCTCTCGTCACTTATGAAGTCGTTGGTCGGGTACAAAATCGCGCTCGAAATGCAGTTGTGCTTACGCTGCAGGATGGTACCGCCTTTCGATATTTGCATATCGAAGAACGGGAAATTACCCGTTATGCCTTATATATAGCAATTGATGGCAGACTAGATGCACCTGATGAGGTGCCTACATTGCTGGACCTGGATGGACGCGCATATCATCTGGAGGAAGAATATGATGGCATGGTATCTACGGCAGGCAGAACTCCGTATGGCCAGGCAGGAGAACAATTGGTATGGCAGTATCAGTCGGATGATAATATGCTTCTTCGCGTAGAGTGGCAAGACAGAAGATTTACATTGTATGAGGGTGAGTCCATTATTCCTGCGGATATCAAAGTGATTCGTTCGAGCTAG
- a CDS encoding polysaccharide deacetylase family protein, which produces MRVRLIMLMVIVIFFGGYHAPASSRDASSPPSESVSVSDSAEEEQLTLGQLRQKYADTFKTNGPSTKQVALTFDDVPDPRFTPQVLDVLKKYKVRATFFIVGSRAEKHPDLVKRIVKEGHIVGNHSYNHPEFSKLSMNAFRKQILHTGDIIHHLAGYTPKMIRPPYGDINEEQLQWAARQHYSIVNWNVDSLDWKGLSKEEVKDNILSAVKPGSIVLQHAGGGVGSNLNGTIEALPEIIEELRNRGYELVTLDEMLGLPKAKD; this is translated from the coding sequence ATGCGCGTACGCCTCATTATGCTGATGGTTATCGTTATTTTTTTCGGAGGATACCATGCTCCAGCTTCATCGCGGGATGCTTCAAGCCCGCCAAGTGAATCAGTATCAGTTTCAGATTCCGCGGAAGAAGAACAACTGACATTGGGACAATTACGTCAAAAATATGCGGATACGTTCAAAACGAATGGTCCTTCAACGAAGCAGGTTGCCCTGACTTTTGATGACGTGCCCGATCCACGATTTACTCCACAGGTATTAGATGTATTGAAGAAATATAAAGTCAGAGCTACATTCTTTATCGTTGGTAGTCGTGCTGAGAAACATCCGGATCTGGTGAAACGTATAGTTAAGGAAGGGCATATTGTTGGCAATCACAGCTACAATCATCCGGAATTCAGTAAGCTGTCGATGAATGCCTTTCGCAAACAAATTTTACATACTGGGGATATCATTCATCACCTAGCAGGATATACGCCCAAGATGATCCGGCCACCTTACGGAGATATTAATGAAGAACAGCTGCAATGGGCTGCCAGACAACACTATAGCATTGTGAACTGGAACGTTGACTCACTGGACTGGAAAGGCCTCTCCAAGGAAGAGGTGAAGGATAACATCCTATCTGCCGTAAAACCCGGTTCCATCGTTCTGCAACATGCCGGGGGCGGTGTGGGTTCGAACTTGAATGGCACGATTGAGGCTTTACCTGAAATTATTGAGGAACTGCGTAATCGGGGGTATGAACTGGTCACCTTGGACGAGATGTTGGGGTTGCCAAAAGCCAAGGATTAG
- a CDS encoding glucose 1-dehydrogenase → MNVPTFHLDGQTALVTGAGRGIGKAIAIGLAQSGSDVVLVSRTMREIEETAAYIYEQTGRKALALTADVTSREQLEETFREAISEMGSLDILVNNAGMNIRTPALEVTDEQWETIMQTNLKSAFIASQLAGQHMKERGTGKIINISSVGGHTALRTGVVYGATKAALIHMTKVLALEWGNYGIRVNSVGPWYFRTPLTEKLLDDPQYLQEIVSRTPLQRVGELEEVVGPVVFLASDAAGYITGQTLLVDGGMSIYGF, encoded by the coding sequence ATGAACGTACCTACATTCCATCTCGATGGACAGACAGCACTAGTGACAGGCGCGGGGAGAGGGATCGGAAAAGCAATTGCGATTGGACTTGCCCAGTCAGGCAGTGACGTTGTACTTGTATCCCGAACGATGAGAGAGATTGAGGAGACAGCTGCCTACATCTACGAACAGACAGGGCGTAAAGCACTCGCACTAACTGCGGATGTGACATCAAGAGAGCAACTGGAAGAGACGTTTCGAGAGGCGATTTCGGAGATGGGCAGTCTGGACATTTTGGTGAATAATGCAGGTATGAACATCCGGACACCCGCACTTGAAGTCACGGACGAGCAGTGGGAGACCATCATGCAAACGAATCTGAAGTCGGCATTCATCGCTTCACAACTGGCGGGTCAGCATATGAAAGAACGTGGGACTGGGAAGATCATCAACATCTCTTCGGTAGGTGGGCACACGGCTCTTCGAACAGGGGTTGTATATGGTGCGACCAAAGCTGCATTAATTCATATGACCAAAGTTCTCGCACTGGAATGGGGCAATTATGGAATCCGTGTCAATTCAGTAGGCCCATGGTATTTCCGAACACCTTTGACCGAAAAGCTGCTGGATGATCCCCAGTATTTGCAGGAAATCGTAAGTCGCACACCGCTTCAGCGAGTGGGAGAACTGGAGGAAGTGGTAGGACCTGTCGTGTTCCTGGCATCGGATGCAGCCGGATACATAACGGGTCAGACGTTATTGGTTGACGGTGGGATGTCCATCTACGGATTCTAG
- a CDS encoding aldo/keto reductase — protein sequence METRKYGNTGMNVSTLGFGGAEIGKNVSKTDVATLLNSALDAGLNVIDTAECYGDSEQLIGEVLSHRRDDYYLFTKCGHAAGIEGPDWDAKVLEQTIDRSLKRLKTDYVDVIHLHSCSEEVLRQGAVIEVLQRAKEAGKTRFIGYSGDTTDALYAIQTGVFDSLETSLNIADQEAIELTLPEARKRNMGVIAKRPIANAAWTYETLSEEAYPFIYWKRLSELNYGFLGEDAQAAVETALRFTLSTEGVDTAIVGTAKPNRWQQNADLVAKGALPQNLYDEIRARWNEIAGADWTGRT from the coding sequence ATGGAAACGCGCAAGTACGGAAATACTGGAATGAACGTAAGTACACTTGGATTTGGCGGAGCGGAAATAGGCAAAAATGTATCCAAAACGGATGTAGCGACATTACTGAACAGTGCGCTGGATGCAGGCTTAAACGTGATTGATACGGCTGAATGTTATGGTGATAGCGAGCAATTAATCGGTGAAGTGCTGTCACATCGGCGTGATGATTACTATTTGTTCACCAAATGTGGACATGCTGCCGGGATCGAAGGTCCCGATTGGGATGCCAAAGTACTGGAGCAAACGATTGACCGTAGTCTTAAGCGGTTGAAAACGGACTATGTGGATGTCATCCATTTGCATAGCTGTTCTGAAGAAGTGCTTCGGCAAGGGGCAGTTATCGAAGTGCTACAGCGTGCCAAGGAAGCAGGGAAAACCAGGTTCATCGGATATAGTGGGGATACAACGGATGCGCTATATGCGATTCAGACCGGAGTATTTGACAGCCTGGAGACCTCATTAAATATCGCAGATCAGGAGGCAATTGAACTTACTTTGCCTGAGGCGAGAAAAAGAAACATGGGTGTCATCGCCAAAAGACCTATTGCCAATGCGGCCTGGACGTATGAAACACTTTCAGAAGAGGCTTATCCATTTATATACTGGAAACGCTTAAGCGAACTTAACTATGGTTTTCTGGGTGAAGATGCCCAGGCAGCGGTGGAAACAGCACTACGTTTTACGCTAAGTACCGAAGGCGTAGACACGGCTATTGTAGGAACAGCCAAGCCCAATCGCTGGCAGCAAAATGCCGATCTTGTGGCTAAAGGGGCACTTCCGCAGAACCTATATGATGAAATTAGAGCACGATGGAACGAAATCGCCGGCGCTGACTGGACTGGCCGGACTTAA
- a CDS encoding GNAT family N-acetyltransferase, protein MNMQIELVPRERSQVIRHLMQFYLYDFTKYLNIDVDSNGIFPEYPGLEAFWTEEDRKFPFLITSDGAPAGFALVEKLEPGSKDNDYYLTEFFVMQKYRRSGVGTRAAYELFKRFPGRWKVTQVRNNVIAQAFWRKIIGEYTGGRFREKFHPELGNPSQYFVT, encoded by the coding sequence ATGAATATGCAAATAGAACTGGTTCCCCGGGAACGCAGTCAGGTGATTCGGCATTTAATGCAATTTTATCTCTATGATTTTACCAAATATCTGAATATTGATGTGGACAGTAACGGTATTTTTCCGGAATATCCGGGTTTGGAAGCATTCTGGACAGAAGAGGACCGCAAGTTTCCTTTTTTGATTACAAGTGATGGGGCACCTGCAGGGTTTGCTTTGGTGGAGAAACTGGAGCCTGGAAGTAAGGATAATGACTACTATTTGACTGAATTTTTTGTAATGCAAAAATATCGGCGCAGTGGCGTGGGCACACGGGCAGCCTATGAATTGTTTAAACGTTTCCCAGGAAGATGGAAAGTGACTCAGGTTCGTAACAATGTCATTGCGCAGGCGTTCTGGCGAAAAATTATAGGGGAGTATACAGGAGGCCGCTTTCGAGAAAAGTTCCATCCAGAGCTGGGCAATCCAAGCCAGTATTTTGTAACCTGA
- a CDS encoding 3D domain-containing protein, whose amino-acid sequence MTTVMLIQAVPAHADSVHVAKEGDTFYTLSKQYGVALNTLVKANNDISPYNIYGGLKITIPGKANNVAAAAATESKTQAKTVTTASLDVNADNKVVQAWGKTFDYSKAVNVKATAYSADPSENGGWGAVDYFGNDLELGTIAVDPSVIPLGTKVLVTGHSHPGLPKQAFVATARDIGGAIKGHRIDIFIPGSKQSVSTFGFQDIELYILK is encoded by the coding sequence ATGACAACAGTAATGCTCATTCAAGCCGTTCCGGCTCACGCAGATTCAGTTCATGTGGCCAAAGAAGGGGATACCTTCTACACCTTATCGAAACAGTATGGAGTAGCACTCAACACGTTGGTTAAAGCAAACAACGACATTTCGCCTTACAACATTTATGGTGGTTTGAAAATTACGATTCCCGGTAAGGCGAACAATGTAGCAGCTGCCGCGGCTACGGAGAGCAAGACCCAAGCGAAGACTGTGACTACAGCAAGCTTGGACGTTAACGCAGATAACAAAGTTGTTCAAGCCTGGGGAAAAACGTTCGATTACAGTAAAGCAGTGAACGTGAAAGCAACGGCATACTCTGCAGATCCGTCCGAAAATGGGGGATGGGGTGCTGTGGATTACTTCGGGAATGATCTTGAATTGGGTACGATTGCGGTTGATCCCAGTGTGATTCCACTTGGAACCAAAGTACTGGTAACCGGTCACAGCCATCCGGGATTGCCAAAGCAGGCTTTTGTAGCGACAGCACGTGATATTGGTGGTGCAATCAAGGGTCACCGGATTGATATCTTTATCCCTGGTAGCAAGCAGTCCGTAAGCACATTTGGTTTCCAGGATATCGAGCTGTATATTCTGAAGTAG
- the mobB gene encoding molybdopterin-guanine dinucleotide biosynthesis protein B, whose product MTKMSGTKPHIIQIVGYKNTGKTTMTAALIDHFSSMGLKVAAIKHDGHDHFEMDQEGTDSYRFGEAGAAAVVVMSEKRTAIMERQATRLEDMLSRLSGYDWIVIEGFKEASYPKLVMVREEKDLTLVDRLERVMGMISWLSLDQVMELSVVNRDITWYSVHETEYIAQALLQMVESK is encoded by the coding sequence ATGACTAAAATGAGTGGAACAAAACCACATATCATACAGATAGTTGGATACAAGAACACGGGCAAGACGACCATGACAGCCGCGCTAATTGATCACTTTTCTTCCATGGGACTAAAGGTAGCCGCGATTAAGCATGATGGACACGACCATTTCGAGATGGATCAAGAAGGAACGGATTCGTATCGATTTGGGGAGGCAGGGGCCGCGGCGGTGGTTGTTATGTCAGAGAAACGCACTGCCATTATGGAGCGACAAGCAACCAGGCTGGAGGATATGTTAAGTCGTCTATCCGGGTATGATTGGATTGTTATAGAGGGATTCAAAGAGGCTTCTTATCCCAAGTTGGTGATGGTTCGAGAAGAGAAAGATCTGACACTAGTGGATCGCCTTGAAAGGGTAATGGGTATGATCTCATGGTTATCTCTAGATCAGGTGATGGAGCTAAGCGTCGTAAACAGGGATATAACGTGGTACTCGGTTCATGAAACGGAGTATATAGCCCAAGCGTTGTTACAGATGGTTGAGAGCAAGTGA
- a CDS encoding DUF4247 domain-containing protein: MKKRLAHGLKLMLVLSLVMSLLSACGAPSVQDTYPLESVSGSGNSTSYVYRASDRTVPEVAQELSDQRQPDQISAENTERMFLVYQDEYYHLQQDPNKPEDTLVEVDSKEYVRQNYDSSFLQGYLTATLIGNLFDSFGGRGNGNYRGYTNKDTYKPSAGSYRTPTSNDKKVAPPITVDRKGTITRRGSDKDSSVGSGGGLFNRNKDQSKGTIDRNKSSGGLGGLFDSPKKSYKKPKTRVGGGRIMRRR; the protein is encoded by the coding sequence ATGAAAAAACGCTTGGCACATGGATTAAAATTAATGCTGGTCCTCAGCCTTGTGATGTCTCTGTTGTCCGCGTGCGGAGCACCTTCTGTTCAGGACACATATCCGCTTGAATCGGTTAGTGGCAGTGGTAACTCAACGTCCTATGTGTACCGGGCCTCGGACCGAACGGTTCCGGAAGTGGCTCAGGAATTGTCTGACCAAAGGCAACCGGATCAGATCTCGGCAGAGAACACGGAGCGTATGTTCCTGGTGTATCAGGACGAGTATTATCATCTGCAACAAGATCCGAATAAGCCGGAGGATACCTTGGTTGAGGTGGACTCAAAGGAGTATGTTCGGCAGAACTACGATTCATCTTTTTTACAAGGTTACCTGACTGCTACATTAATAGGTAATCTGTTCGATTCTTTTGGTGGACGGGGCAATGGTAATTATCGGGGTTATACCAATAAAGATACGTATAAACCGAGTGCAGGATCTTACCGTACACCAACGAGTAATGACAAGAAGGTTGCTCCACCCATTACTGTGGATCGGAAAGGTACAATTACAAGGCGCGGAAGCGATAAAGATTCAAGCGTGGGATCTGGCGGAGGATTATTCAACCGTAACAAGGATCAGAGCAAGGGAACCATTGATCGCAACAAAAGCAGTGGTGGCCTGGGCGGATTGTTTGATTCACCTAAGAAATCTTATAAAAAACCAAAAACCAGAGTGGGCGGCGGCCGCATTATGAGGCGTAGATAA
- the glp gene encoding gephyrin-like molybdotransferase Glp, translating into MTTAKFNRTAVQVPDAQAKIAARVTSGSIEKVRLESAHGRTLAETIQAPHPYPFFRRSGMDGFAIISTDTLDASSDHQIWFRVIDEIPCGYTSDHTIVSGTTARIMTGAQVPEGADAVVMMEMTESKEENGEQWIALKRQILSGANITPIGLEVQESQQLLEAGTIIRAGEQSVLATFGIAEVPVFQRPKVAIFATGTELLDVDEPLQPGRIRNSNSYMLRSLVVEAGGEPVMYGSIADDVNTARVKLEEAIQDNDIVVTTGGVSVGDYDIMGELVLEEHVEMLFNKVTMRPGSVTTAAVYKDKLLFALSGNPGACFVGFGLFVRPTIRSMQADAHPYLEEWTATLEEGYAKVNNFTRFVRGRTEIRNGMVYAIPAAARVDESSVMITIKDSDCLIVIPPEKKGIPAGEQVRILKLPSGHVR; encoded by the coding sequence ATGACAACTGCCAAGTTCAATCGTACAGCTGTACAGGTACCGGATGCCCAAGCCAAAATAGCTGCACGCGTGACTTCAGGCTCCATAGAGAAAGTTCGCCTCGAATCTGCCCATGGACGTACACTTGCAGAGACTATTCAGGCACCTCATCCGTATCCATTCTTCCGCAGATCGGGTATGGATGGATTCGCAATTATAAGTACAGATACCCTAGATGCATCTAGTGATCATCAAATCTGGTTTCGGGTAATTGACGAAATTCCTTGCGGTTACACCTCGGACCACACCATTGTTTCAGGTACAACGGCTCGCATCATGACAGGAGCACAGGTTCCTGAAGGTGCGGATGCCGTGGTCATGATGGAGATGACCGAGAGTAAGGAAGAGAACGGAGAACAGTGGATTGCATTGAAACGGCAGATATTGTCGGGCGCTAACATCACACCCATTGGACTGGAAGTCCAGGAGAGTCAGCAACTGCTTGAAGCAGGAACGATCATCAGGGCAGGAGAGCAGTCCGTGTTAGCGACTTTTGGCATTGCAGAAGTACCTGTATTTCAACGTCCTAAGGTTGCGATATTCGCCACAGGAACGGAATTGCTTGATGTAGATGAGCCACTGCAACCAGGTCGGATTCGGAACAGCAACAGTTATATGTTGCGTTCTCTAGTCGTTGAAGCAGGTGGAGAGCCGGTAATGTATGGTTCCATTGCTGACGATGTGAACACAGCAAGGGTGAAGCTGGAAGAAGCCATTCAAGATAATGATATCGTGGTGACCACAGGCGGAGTGTCTGTCGGGGATTATGATATTATGGGTGAACTTGTGTTGGAAGAACATGTGGAGATGTTGTTTAACAAAGTGACGATGCGACCAGGCAGTGTAACCACAGCTGCTGTGTACAAAGACAAATTACTTTTTGCGCTTTCGGGTAACCCAGGGGCTTGTTTTGTGGGTTTTGGTCTATTTGTTCGTCCAACCATTCGTTCCATGCAAGCCGATGCTCATCCTTATTTGGAAGAATGGACTGCGACCTTGGAAGAAGGGTACGCCAAAGTAAACAATTTCACACGATTCGTACGTGGACGCACAGAGATCCGCAACGGAATGGTGTATGCCATACCCGCTGCTGCCCGTGTAGATGAATCCAGCGTGATGATTACGATTAAGGACAGTGATTGTCTAATTGTTATTCCTCCTGAGAAAAAAGGCATTCCTGCGGGGGAACAGGTGCGCATTCTCAAACTGCCCTCAGGTCATGTGAGGTAG
- a CDS encoding DUF350 domain-containing protein, whose amino-acid sequence MDLNILAMLVWTVSGSVLLFVLMYVDSLFTKYKDFAEVKAGNMAVTTRMVMKLFAQGYVLATSISTAGHLGEALLVSVVSFIILLILESVVHFMIRKWATLDLDTGIQQGKTGYGLFSGALHIVGALIIAACL is encoded by the coding sequence ATGGATTTGAACATTTTGGCGATGCTGGTCTGGACCGTATCTGGTTCGGTTTTGCTGTTTGTCCTGATGTATGTTGATTCACTGTTCACGAAATATAAGGATTTTGCTGAAGTTAAGGCTGGCAATATGGCCGTTACTACACGTATGGTTATGAAGTTATTTGCACAAGGGTATGTACTCGCTACGTCTATTTCTACGGCTGGTCACCTGGGAGAAGCACTGTTGGTCTCCGTTGTATCCTTTATCATTTTGTTGATTCTGGAGAGTGTCGTACACTTTATGATTCGCAAATGGGCCACTTTGGATCTGGATACCGGAATTCAGCAAGGAAAAACAGGATATGGGTTGTTCTCTGGCGCTTTACATATCGTGGGCGCACTGATTATTGCAGCTTGTTTATAA
- the xerS gene encoding tyrosine recombinase XerS → MEVSNLTNVQKEIDRRKLDDKLPSMPWFVQQFMDYKLPDLSPSTLLEYLRDYEAFFGWLRAEGLSEASSNKEVTLTELEVLRMDSVTAYRLFLTTKREGTNSRITVSRKLSSLRSLFHYLSQIAEDEDFYPLLKRNIMAKIEIKRTHKPKDTAAKLKGKILEEEELLEFIGYILEGYAVDMEKNKQALYSHEINKERDACIASLILNSGLRVSEVVNLNVDDLDLNNKLLYVYRKGNNDETYKTPVYFREQAKDELATYMNLRQSRYRTPKREKGLFIAMRNGDSEGSRMTKRAIQAMIMKYAKRFGKPFLTVHKLRHSFATDYYLQNDIYKTKEQLGHASTETTEIYAHLTDKTMSEAIERRTDDGM, encoded by the coding sequence ATGGAGGTGTCGAACTTGACCAACGTGCAAAAAGAGATTGATCGACGCAAGCTGGATGACAAACTACCTTCCATGCCTTGGTTCGTTCAGCAATTCATGGACTACAAGCTGCCTGACCTGTCCCCCTCTACCCTGCTCGAATATTTAAGAGATTACGAAGCTTTCTTCGGTTGGTTGCGAGCAGAGGGGCTGTCCGAGGCAAGCTCTAATAAAGAAGTTACTTTAACTGAACTGGAAGTCCTACGCATGGATTCGGTTACCGCCTATCGGTTATTTCTCACAACCAAACGGGAAGGAACCAATTCCAGAATTACCGTCTCTCGCAAACTCTCTTCCCTTCGCTCCCTTTTCCATTACCTGAGCCAGATTGCGGAAGACGAAGATTTCTACCCTTTGCTGAAGCGGAATATTATGGCCAAAATCGAGATCAAGCGCACGCATAAACCCAAGGATACCGCTGCCAAACTCAAAGGTAAAATTCTCGAGGAAGAGGAACTTCTGGAATTTATCGGTTATATCCTTGAAGGTTACGCTGTCGATATGGAGAAGAACAAGCAGGCTCTGTACTCCCATGAAATCAACAAAGAACGGGACGCCTGTATTGCCAGCCTGATTTTGAATTCCGGCTTACGTGTGTCGGAGGTCGTGAACCTGAACGTCGATGACCTCGATCTGAACAACAAACTCCTGTATGTTTATCGCAAAGGTAACAATGATGAGACGTACAAAACACCCGTTTATTTCAGGGAACAGGCCAAGGACGAACTCGCGACTTATATGAACCTGCGGCAATCACGTTACCGTACACCCAAGCGCGAAAAAGGTCTGTTCATTGCCATGCGCAACGGAGATTCGGAAGGCAGCCGAATGACCAAAAGAGCGATCCAGGCCATGATCATGAAATACGCCAAACGTTTTGGCAAGCCATTCTTGACCGTGCACAAATTACGCCATTCATTCGCAACTGACTATTATCTGCAAAATGATATCTACAAAACGAAGGAGCAGCTTGGGCACGCTTCAACGGAAACAACCGAAATTTACGCTCATCTCACCGACAAAACGATGTCCGAAGCTATCGAACGCCGTACTGACGATGGGATGTAA
- a CDS encoding PspA/IM30 family protein, giving the protein MSIFKRLRDLTMSNINAIIDKAEDPIKMTDQYIRDMQEDLEDAEKAVAAQIAIEKKFKQLFEEQEALVKKREEQAHTAARAQNLDLARRALEEKKVAEEKMAEYKTSYDQNKASADNLRGKLDEMRKQLTQMKNKRETLVARYNAAKAQTEINKALNGFGSDTASAGMKRMEEKMMQMEAQAEASNEMSSKGKSLDEEFEKLGKDQAVEDELAALMKQYDNKN; this is encoded by the coding sequence ATGTCCATTTTCAAACGATTGCGTGATTTAACAATGTCTAATATCAATGCCATTATTGACAAGGCGGAAGATCCAATCAAGATGACGGACCAATATATCCGTGATATGCAAGAGGATCTGGAAGATGCGGAGAAAGCAGTAGCCGCACAGATTGCCATTGAGAAGAAATTCAAGCAGCTATTCGAAGAGCAGGAAGCTCTGGTGAAGAAACGTGAAGAGCAGGCGCATACGGCGGCTCGTGCTCAGAATTTGGATCTGGCTCGACGTGCTTTAGAAGAGAAAAAGGTTGCTGAAGAGAAGATGGCTGAGTACAAAACCAGCTATGATCAGAACAAGGCTTCTGCAGATAACCTGCGTGGCAAGCTCGACGAGATGCGTAAGCAGTTGACTCAAATGAAGAACAAACGTGAGACATTGGTAGCACGTTACAATGCAGCAAAAGCTCAAACGGAAATCAACAAAGCGTTGAATGGGTTTGGCTCTGATACGGCAAGTGCTGGCATGAAGCGTATGGAAGAGAAAATGATGCAGATGGAAGCACAGGCAGAAGCAAGCAACGAAATGTCCTCCAAAGGCAAGTCTTTGGACGAAGAGTTCGAGAAGTTGGGTAAAGACCAGGCTGTTGAAGACGAACTCGCAGCATTGATGAAACAGTACGATAATAAGAACTAA